DNA from Acidobacteriota bacterium:
GCCGATGCCGCGATCGAGGCGGTTGTGGAAGACGGCCGAGACCAGAGGGCGCTCCTCGATCGCGCCGGCCTCTTTCTCGACGATGCTCGCCAGCGTCACGAGGCCCCGCGGATCGAGACCATGGTCGGCAGCGGCGTCCAGGTGACCCTCGACGCGGCGGCGGAAGTTGCGGACCATGGCCTCCACGATCTCGGTTTCGCCGGTGTCTCGCGGGAAAGCGTAGGTGTCCGGGAACAGATAGCCCTCCAGGGATTCGGCGGCCGGATCGAGATCGGCGATCAGGCCAGGCAAGGACATCGCCGCGAGGAACGCGTCCAGCTCTCCGAAGCCCTCTGAGGCCAGGTGCTCCGCCGTTTCCTGTAGCGTCAGGCCCTCGATCACGGTCACCGGGTAGGTCACGACATCGCCCCGAATCACCCGGTCGAGCGCCGCCACCGTGCTCATCGGCTGCTCGAAGCGGTACTCGCCGGCCTGCAACACGTCGTCGGGACGCCGGTAGTCGAGGTAGAGACGCGCCAGCAGCGGATCGCCGATGACCCCTGCCGCGGACAACTGGTCGAGGATCGACACCAGGGGAGCACCGCGCTCGATAGCCAACTCCACGTTGCCCGAACCCAGCGGCCGCTCGACTTCCCGTTCCGCCCAGGCGACAAGACCGGCCGCCGCGGCGGCAAGGGCCGCCAGCGCAGCAACCGCGCCGACCGCGAGCCACAAAAGCAGACGCCGCCTGCGGCGACGTCGCGGCGGCGTCCTCCGCTTCACACCGTCTCCCGGCCCAGCTCCTCCTCGAGGAGGATCTGAGCCGCCACCGCGTCGACCCGCTCCGGGTGCCGCCGCGGATCGACACCCGCCGCCCGCAGCCGGCGCTCCGCCTCCACCGAGGTCAGGGACTCGTTCACGGTTCGCACCGGCAGATCGCAGGCCTCGCCCAGCTTCCGGGCGAAGGCGCGGGCGCGCTCGGCCGCCGGCCCGACGGAGCCGTCCAGCCTCCGCGGCTCGCCGACCACGAGTACCTCGGCTTCGGAATCGGCCGCCAGCGCCCTTAGCTCCGCGATCAGCTGCCGGTCCCCGGTGCGCCGGATCGTCGAGTGCGGCACCGCGATCCCCACATGCGAATCCCCCGTCGCCACCCCGACGCGTTTCTCGCCGAGATCGATGCCGAGAAGACGCACAGCGCGATCACTCTGAAACGGGCCAGCGGGACTGTCAACCGACCGGGACCGATGTCTGGAGTTGGCCCGGCAATTGCTACCATCACCACCATGCGCAGGGCGTCCCGGATGGCAGAGCCGTCATCGCGATCCTGACAGTGGTCCATAGCCGAGATGTCTAGCGCTGACCAACCGGTCGCTGCCCTGTTGCTGGCCCTGACCATCACGGCCGCCGCCGTGGCTCAGGAGCCAGAAACCGCCCAGGCGACCCCCGAAGACGCTACGGCCGCGGTCGAAGAACCCGCCCCCGACGCACGAGAAGTTGTGGAGGAGGAACCCGCCGATACTGGTCCGCCACCGCCTCCCGGCGCCAACACCTTCAGCTTCGCGGTCGAGGACGAGTCCGGCCCTGGACGGGTGGAAGGTTGGGCCGGCGCCATGGAAGGCACGTTCGAGGAGCAGCACACGCTGTCGAACGGATTCTGGATCCGGCTCCGCGACTACCAGGTCTCCGGCGACCGGGCGGTGTACGACCACGCGAACGAACGCTTTGAGGCCGAGGGGCCGGTTGTCCTGATGCGAGGCAACGAAGTGCTGCGGGGTTCGCGACTCGAATTCGACGTGGCGGCCGAAACGGCCTCGATCTTCGACGCGGACGGCAACATCGGGACCGACTACTTCTTCACCGGCGCGGCGGTCCACATGCTGAGCGAGGACCGCTTCACGATCCTCGACGCCCAGTTCACGGCCTGCGAAGTCGAGGACGACGGCCGGGCGCCGGACTGGAGCTTCCGCGCGAAACGGGTCGACGTGAACGCCAACGGCTACGCGAAGACGCGCGGCGTCTCCTTCCGGACCAGGAAGGTGCCGCTCGTCTACCTGCCCTACATGCTGTGGCCGGTCCAGAGTTCCAGGGTGAGCGGGTTCCTGACGCCGAAGCCGGGTTTCTCCACCAGGCGCGGCCCATCGCTCGGCCTCGCCTACTACTGGGCGATCAACAGGAGCTACGACGCGACCTTCAACGTCGATCTCTACGCCGGCGCCCCGAGCGGCAGCACTCAGGCCTTCTCCACGGAGCCCTTCTGGGGGCTCGGTACCGAGTTCCGCTACCGGCCGACCGAAGGGACGGCGGGCGAGTTCGACGGCTACCTGATCGACGACACGGAACGCGGCGAGCGCCGCTGGCGTATGCGCTGGAATCACCAGTCGCGGGATCTTCCCGGAGGCTTCCGCG
Protein-coding regions in this window:
- the mltG gene encoding endolytic transglycosylase MltG — translated: MWLAVGAVAALAALAAAAAGLVAWAEREVERPLGSGNVELAIERGAPLVSILDQLSAAGVIGDPLLARLYLDYRRPDDVLQAGEYRFEQPMSTVAALDRVIRGDVVTYPVTVIEGLTLQETAEHLASEGFGELDAFLAAMSLPGLIADLDPAAESLEGYLFPDTYAFPRDTGETEIVEAMVRNFRRRVEGHLDAAADHGLDPRGLVTLASIVEKEAGAIEERPLVSAVFHNRLDRGIGLYADPTIIYALKMAGTWDGNLRRRDLELDSPYNTYVHPGLPPGPICSPGEHSLRAAAEPADVSYLYFVSRNDGTHVFAETLAEHNRNVARWQVRYWRERR
- the ruvX gene encoding Holliday junction resolvase RuvX gives rise to the protein MRLLGIDLGEKRVGVATGDSHVGIAVPHSTIRRTGDRQLIAELRALAADSEAEVLVVGEPRRLDGSVGPAAERARAFARKLGEACDLPVRTVNESLTSVEAERRLRAAGVDPRRHPERVDAVAAQILLEEELGRETV